AAGTCATCTCTGCTTTCAAAAACAATCCGTACAAAGTGACAAACCCATTGGGTGTTGCGATCAGCAACGCGATTCAGCAAGGCAAGACAATGCCGTTCAGTACCAACTATATCAACCCGGCAGACTGGACTACGATCATTGGACCTGAAGTTCAAAAATATATCGCGAAACAAGAAACCAGAGCAGACTTGGCAAAAGCCATAGAGTCCTACTATACAAGTCATCAGGGTTAATCCGTGACGGGATCTGTATAAGAGGATGTTCAAAACGTAGTCAAAACTCCACGGCGGATTGCTTTGCCGAATCCCAAAAAGGCTTACTCATGTACCAAACACGTACACTCCGTCACCTTTTCGTGCTTCGGCTTCACACTCCTTGTGTCTTACTTGGCCACGTTTTACGCACTATAAGAAAAGCTGCTGAGTGGGCGAGTACATATCTCGCCCATTTGTATTTAACTTTAGGTTAGGATGTGAAACGAATGAACGGTCGAAAAAAAATCTGGCCAATTTGGGTAATTCGATCGTATTCCTGGGACCTACCACGATTTTTTTTGCCATTGCGGTTCTGATCCCATTCGGATACGGAATTTATCTAACGCTTATGAAAATGAATACTCCAACAGACCCCGCGATATTTTCGGGATTATCGAATTACCTGAAAGCATTGAAGGATGCCCAATTCTGGAGTTCCCTTTTGTTAACGTTCAAGTTTGTAGCAGGTACGGTCTTTTTTGTGAATCTTGTCGGATTTGGATTAGCTTATCTTGTCACGACCGGTATTCGGATTCAAAACTTTATGAGAACGGCATATTTTACGCCAAATCTGATTGGCGGGTTGGTTCTTGGGTATATTTGGCAATTTATATTTGTTCAATTCTTGCCGGCAATTGGCGATAAACTGAAGATCGGGTTGCTGAAGCTTGGCTGGTTGGGCGATCCGCATATGGCCTATTGGGCGCTTGTTTTGGTTACGATCTGGCAATCAGCCGGCTATATGATGATCATTTTCATTGCCGGCTTGATCAGTATTCCAAAGGATGTCCTCGAAGCCTCGACGATTGATGGAGCAGGTCCTTTTCGGAGACTTATCTATGTTACGCTCCCCCTAATGGTGCCGTCTTTTGTCGTCACTATCTTCTTGTCTCTGAAAAATGCATTTATGGTGTATGACTTGAATTTCTCGCTAACAAAAGGCGGACCCTACAACAGCACCGAGATGGTTTCCATGTATGTGGTGAATAAAGCTTTTGTTGAATCAAATTACGGAGTAGGGCAGGCAGAAGCGATCGTTCTCTTTTTGATTGTCGTTGCAGTCACGGGAGTTCAGGTGTATTTCAGTAAGAAAATGGAGGTTGAAGCATAATGAACAGACAACGATTGGCGACTTCCACCTTTGCCTATTTGATTGCATTCGTCGCATTTATTTGTTTTGTATTTCCCTTTTTTCTGCTCATTATCAATTCATTCAAAAGCAATGGGGAAATTTTAACGAATCCGTTCTCTCTGCCTCAGCATTGGAATTTTGCACACTTTGGTGACGTCATTCACAAGATGAATTTTTTGGTCACATTTAAAAACACGTTTCTCATTACAACTCTAAGTACGATTTTTATCTTGCTTTTTTCCGCAATGGCTGCTTATCACTTGGTCAGAAAACCAACGAAATACAATAAAGTGTTTTTCACTATTTTGGTGGCTTCCATGGTCATTCCGTTTCAATCTTTGATGATTCCGCTCATTTACATTTATGGTGCGAAACTTCAATTGATTGATTCGATGCCGATTCCTTTATTGATTATCTTTTATATTGGCTTCGGAAGTGCCCTATCCATTTTTATCTATCATGGATTTATCAAATCCATTCCGATTGAGATTGAAGAGGCGGCTTTAATTGATGGTTGCAATACCAGGCAAACGTTTTTCAAGATTGTTTTGCCTATGCTTACACCGATAACAGTAACCATTGCGATTCTAAATGTTTTATGGATCTGGAATGACTACTTGCTTCCTTCCTTGGTCTTAAATGACGAAAGTGTCTATACGATGCCGGTTAAAATGAAAGTGTTCAGCGGTACGTATATGAACAACTGGGAACTGTTGATTCCTGCCATTCTCTTGACAGTACTGCCAATTTTAATTGTATACATGTTTGGTCAGCGATACATTATCAAGGGTGTGATTCAAGGATCAATCAAGTAATCAAGATAAAAAGAGTATGAGGAGTTAGGAGTTCATCAAATGAAAAAAACATGGTGGAAAGAAAGTGTCGTGTATCAAATATACCCGCGTAGTTTTATGGATAGCAATGGAGATGGAATTGGGGATCTTCCAGGAATTTTGTCGAAGTTGGATTACTTAAAGGATTTAGGAATCGATGTGATTTGGCTTTGTCCGATTTATCAATCCCCAAATGACGACAACGGCTATGACATCAGCGACTATTATGAGATCATGTCGGAATTTGGTGCAATGGAGGATTTTGATAGACTTTTACATGAAGTTCATGCACGCGGAATGAAGTTGATTATGGACTTGGTTGTCAATCATACATCTGATGAACATGCATGGTTTATCGAAAGTCGTTCATCGAAAGATCATCCGAAGCGCGACTATTATATTTGGCGGCCTGCTGCAAAAGATGGAGGGGTACCAAATAACTGGGAGTCATTTTTCAGCGGATCGACTTGGCAATATGATGAAGCTACGGGAGAATACTATTTGCATTTGTTTTCGAAAAAGCAGCCGGATCTTAACTGGGAAAACCCTGAAGTGGTTGCAGATGTGCACAAGATGATGAAGTGGTGGCTGGACAAGGGAATCGATGGATTTCGCGTCGATGCGATCAATCACATTGGCAAAGCTGACGGATTCCCTGATGATCCGCACCCGGAAGATAAAAGCCACAATACCGGCTATCGGCTGTTTGCAAACTTGCCGAAAGTACACGAACAGCTGCAAAAGCTGAACCGCGAAGTATTCAGCAGATACGATATCATGACAGTCGGTGAAACATCAGGAATTGGGCCACGGGAAGCACTCTTATATGTGGATGAAAATCGTGATGAAATGAACATGGTCTTTCAATTTGAACACATGTCGATCGATTCAGGCGACGGCGGAAAATGGGATGTGCAGCCTTGGAGTTTGCCGGATCTGAAACAGATTATGAGCAAATGGCAAACGGAGCTGTACGGAAAAGGCTGGAATGCATTGTATTTCAATAACCATGATCAACCAAGAGCGGTGTCGCGTTTTGGGGATGATCAAACATATTGGGCAGAATCGGCAAAATTGTTGGCGACGTTTTTGCATACGTTATGTGGTACACCTTACGTCTACCAAGGCGAGGAAATCGGCATGACCAATGTCGCATTTGATTCGATTGATTCGTATCAAGATTTGGAATCGCTCAATTTTTACAAGGAAAAAGTATCCGAAGGAGCAGACCTGGCACAGGTATTGAAGCGCATACACGACAAAGGACGTGACAACGCCCGGACCCCCATGCAGTGGAATGATGGTCCGCAAGCTGGTTTTACGACGGGAGAACCATGGATTCAGCTCAATACGAATTACATGGATATCAACGTGGAACAACAATTGCTGGACCCGGATTCCATCTTCAATTATTACAAGAAACTGATTCAGTTGCGCAAACAATATGAAGTATTCGTCTATGGAGATTATCAGTTGATCCTCGAAGATCATCCGGAAATTTATGCATATGTACGCACATTTGAAAATGAAACACTGCTTGTGATTCTGAATTTCTTTGGAAGAACTCCTACTTTCCAACTGCCGGATTGTTTGCATATCGAAGCGCCTGAACTTCTCATTAGCAACTATGCGGTTGCTGCAGATCGTGAGATACAAGAAATAACGCTTCAACCGTATGAAGCGAGAGTCTATCGTTTGCCCACAAATCCTTCTTCAGCTAACGAGGGCGAGAGTTAAATACTTCAACGGGTGGGTCATCGTAAAGACTCACCCGTTTTTATTGTAAGAGCCTGCGACAACATTTATAAGCCTTTCATGATCGAACATTACAGGTTCACGGAAGCGGCGTAAACGCTGTCGTCTCCCTGTTCTAGAACTTCCCGAATGGTTATCTTTTCACCAAAGTGATACGAAATATTTTTTAAGGTATTTGTCGAGTGACAAGTCATTCTTGCGCCAATGGATATAAAACCGTTCTTGTCCAATACTTGTGTTGCATTATGTACATAGATTCCTTCTTTCCTTAATAGATGCAGAAGTTTTGACAACTGTTCGTCTGCTTGTTTTTCGGGTACCTGAAGATAAAGAAAGTATTCGCTTGCCGATTGTGCATAATCCAATTCAACTTTTTCGATTGAAGCATCAGGAGTGGAATTTTGGTTTTGATTCCGCAATAAATAGAATAAATCTTCAAGTACGGCACTCGCTGTAGGAAGTTCACCGGCACCCCTTCCGAAAAAGGTTAATTCGCCGGCAAGATCCGTCTGTATGCATACAGCATTGACTACATCATCTACGCTTGCCAGCGGATGACTGAGCGGGAGAAGGCTAGGTGCCACCTTGAGATGAATGTTTCCGTTTTTCTTCTCAACAGATGCCAAAAGTTTGATGCGATAGCCAAAATGATACGCCAGCTTAAGTTCATCCACTGAAATATCGGCAATTCCAGTCCTTGCTATTCTTTCTAAATCCGGTGTAATGCCAAAGCACAAATTCGTCAAGATGGTAAGTTTATGCAACGCATCATAACCTTCCACATCGGCGGTGGGGTCGGCTTCTGCGTAACCTAGCGACTGTGCTTCAAGGAGGATTTTTTGATAGGATTCTTCCCGTTCCCACATTTTGGTCAGGATATAATTCGTAGTCCCGTTCAGAATTCCGTACAGTTTATACACTTCATTTACCTTTAAAAAGTGCCGCACAGTGCTTATGATCGGTATAGCACCCCCGACACTTGCCTCATATAAAAGCTGAACTCCTTTTGCGGCTGCCAATTCGTGCAGCTCCTGCCCGTATTTTGCAATCAATGCTTTGTTTGCGGTAATGACATGACAACCCTGGTGCAATGCCAGCTTGACATAGGATAAGGCCGGTTCCAAACCGCCCATCGCCTCAATGACGACACTCAATCCGGGATCTGAAAAAACTTCCTCAATGGATGTTGTCAATAATTCTGATGGCACTTCTACATTTCTTTTTTTGTAAGGGCTCCTCACTAAGATAGAACACAATTCCAGTTCTTTCCCTAGAGTTTTTTCTATTTTCCCACGATGTTGCTTAAGGCCTTTAAGCACTCCACATCCCACTGTTCCCAACCCTAAAAGAGCGATTTTCACTTTATCCACGATGTTCCTCCCGTCAAGTCATCTTTTCAAAAAAATAACAAAAAACCTTCTTCAATAAGAAGAAGGCATCTCTTTTACGAAAATGGTCTACTCCTTATCTCTCAGAACATAAACGTTCTGCAGGAATTAGCACCTTGCCAAATAAGCACTCATATTGCTTATTGGCTGGTTGCCGGGCTTCATCGGGCCAGACCCTCCACCTCTCTTGATAAGAACCTGAATTTTAAATTATTTCAAATCATAATATAGTTTTCATTTACAGTCAATAAAAAAATGGAGCTAAAAAATAGATCGAATGATTATTCAACGGTCCAAACATTAAGACCAAAAAGACCAAAATAACCAATAAGAACAAAATATTAACAGCAGAAAAAGAAAGCGCTATCATGTAAATGATTCAAATCATTCAAAATATATAGAATATCAGCAAGTAATTGGGTTATCTGTTATGTTTTATGTATTCCATTTTATGTATCCAGTTTTTTACGTTTTGAAAGAAAAAAAGGGGGAAAAAGAATGAAGAAACATCAGACGAAACTCGTATCGGTCATTGGATTGGCAGCTATGATAACGCTTACGGGATGTGGCAGCAGTTCAACAAGTTCCAGTCAGGCGTCTTCGGCAGCAGACAAAAACACGATCACTCTCGGAGTGATTACTTCCATTACCGGGGGCGACTCGGAATTCGGAAAAGCGCAAAAAGAAGGATACGAACTTGCTTTGCAGGAAATCAACAAAAACGGCGGGATCCTTGGAAAACAAGTCAAGCTGGAGTACCTGGACGATAAGTCAAGCGCGCAAGAAGCGGCGAAAGACGTGGACCAATTGGTCAATCAGGATCATATGAAACTGATTCTCGGTCCATACAGCTCTGGTTCTGCTCTTGCAGTTGTAAAAAAGGCGACGACGTATAAAGTACCAGTGATCGTGCCGACCGCGACTGCGGCCAATGTGACGGAAACGGGTTCCAAATATGTGTTCCGCCTTTGTGCAACATCGGATGATTACGCAAAAGCGATGGTCGAGCTGTTCAAAAAGCAAGGAGATGTAAAAACGCTTGCGATTGTGCATGAAGATCAGAACTTTGGCGCCAGCGCAGACAAAGCGATGAAGAAATTTGCGCAAGAAGCGGGCATTCAAGTCGTGGATGATGAAAGCTACTCTACCAAAGATTTGGATTACAAACCACTGTTGAATCGGGTGAAGCAAAAGCATCCGGATGCCATCTATTTTGCTTCCTATTCGAAAGATGCGGTTGCCTTAATGACACAAGCCAAAGAAATCGATCTGAATGCCAAATACTTTACAGCGGCAGGTACGGGATTTAGCGTGGGTTCCTTTCCGAAAGATGCGGGATCTGCGGCAGACTATACGCTGGCAGCCGGTCAGTGGGATGCTTCCGCGAAATGGAAAGGTTCCAAAGAATTTGATCAAAACATTTTCAAGAAATTTGGCGATCATCCTTCCTATCATGACATGGAAGCATATGCCTCTCTCTACACAGCGAAAGCAGCGATTGAGAAAGCAGGCAGCTTAGATTCGCAAAAGATTCGCGATGCACTGGCGAGTATTCAACTGGATACCGCATTTGGTCCGGTCAAGTTTGATGACAAAGGACAAAATGCCCATCCGGTTCTGATCACGCAAGTCCAAAACGGGAAATTTGTCACCGTTTATCCGGAATCGGCAGCGACCGGCCAGTTGAAAGTTCCGACACCTGCTTGGAAAGATCGTAAATAAGCGATCAGGCTTGC
Above is a window of Fodinisporobacter ferrooxydans DNA encoding:
- a CDS encoding carbohydrate ABC transporter permease; this encodes MLTFKFVAGTVFFVNLVGFGLAYLVTTGIRIQNFMRTAYFTPNLIGGLVLGYIWQFIFVQFLPAIGDKLKIGLLKLGWLGDPHMAYWALVLVTIWQSAGYMMIIFIAGLISIPKDVLEASTIDGAGPFRRLIYVTLPLMVPSFVVTIFLSLKNAFMVYDLNFSLTKGGPYNSTEMVSMYVVNKAFVESNYGVGQAEAIVLFLIVVAVTGVQVYFSKKMEVEA
- a CDS encoding carbohydrate ABC transporter permease, producing the protein MNRQRLATSTFAYLIAFVAFICFVFPFFLLIINSFKSNGEILTNPFSLPQHWNFAHFGDVIHKMNFLVTFKNTFLITTLSTIFILLFSAMAAYHLVRKPTKYNKVFFTILVASMVIPFQSLMIPLIYIYGAKLQLIDSMPIPLLIIFYIGFGSALSIFIYHGFIKSIPIEIEEAALIDGCNTRQTFFKIVLPMLTPITVTIAILNVLWIWNDYLLPSLVLNDESVYTMPVKMKVFSGTYMNNWELLIPAILLTVLPILIVYMFGQRYIIKGVIQGSIK
- a CDS encoding glycoside hydrolase family 13 protein — encoded protein: MKKTWWKESVVYQIYPRSFMDSNGDGIGDLPGILSKLDYLKDLGIDVIWLCPIYQSPNDDNGYDISDYYEIMSEFGAMEDFDRLLHEVHARGMKLIMDLVVNHTSDEHAWFIESRSSKDHPKRDYYIWRPAAKDGGVPNNWESFFSGSTWQYDEATGEYYLHLFSKKQPDLNWENPEVVADVHKMMKWWLDKGIDGFRVDAINHIGKADGFPDDPHPEDKSHNTGYRLFANLPKVHEQLQKLNREVFSRYDIMTVGETSGIGPREALLYVDENRDEMNMVFQFEHMSIDSGDGGKWDVQPWSLPDLKQIMSKWQTELYGKGWNALYFNNHDQPRAVSRFGDDQTYWAESAKLLATFLHTLCGTPYVYQGEEIGMTNVAFDSIDSYQDLESLNFYKEKVSEGADLAQVLKRIHDKGRDNARTPMQWNDGPQAGFTTGEPWIQLNTNYMDINVEQQLLDPDSIFNYYKKLIQLRKQYEVFVYGDYQLILEDHPEIYAYVRTFENETLLVILNFFGRTPTFQLPDCLHIEAPELLISNYAVAADREIQEITLQPYEARVYRLPTNPSSANEGES
- a CDS encoding homoserine dehydrogenase encodes the protein MDKVKIALLGLGTVGCGVLKGLKQHRGKIEKTLGKELELCSILVRSPYKKRNVEVPSELLTTSIEEVFSDPGLSVVIEAMGGLEPALSYVKLALHQGCHVITANKALIAKYGQELHELAAAKGVQLLYEASVGGAIPIISTVRHFLKVNEVYKLYGILNGTTNYILTKMWEREESYQKILLEAQSLGYAEADPTADVEGYDALHKLTILTNLCFGITPDLERIARTGIADISVDELKLAYHFGYRIKLLASVEKKNGNIHLKVAPSLLPLSHPLASVDDVVNAVCIQTDLAGELTFFGRGAGELPTASAVLEDLFYLLRNQNQNSTPDASIEKVELDYAQSASEYFLYLQVPEKQADEQLSKLLHLLRKEGIYVHNATQVLDKNGFISIGARMTCHSTNTLKNISYHFGEKITIREVLEQGDDSVYAASVNL
- a CDS encoding ABC transporter substrate-binding protein, encoding MKKHQTKLVSVIGLAAMITLTGCGSSSTSSSQASSAADKNTITLGVITSITGGDSEFGKAQKEGYELALQEINKNGGILGKQVKLEYLDDKSSAQEAAKDVDQLVNQDHMKLILGPYSSGSALAVVKKATTYKVPVIVPTATAANVTETGSKYVFRLCATSDDYAKAMVELFKKQGDVKTLAIVHEDQNFGASADKAMKKFAQEAGIQVVDDESYSTKDLDYKPLLNRVKQKHPDAIYFASYSKDAVALMTQAKEIDLNAKYFTAAGTGFSVGSFPKDAGSAADYTLAAGQWDASAKWKGSKEFDQNIFKKFGDHPSYHDMEAYASLYTAKAAIEKAGSLDSQKIRDALASIQLDTAFGPVKFDDKGQNAHPVLITQVQNGKFVTVYPESAATGQLKVPTPAWKDRK